CGATGTACTTAAAATATTTAGACAATGCCGGCCCAATTAAAATTTCCGAATGATAAGTTAATAACGTACACAGTACACTATATACGGAGTGTTTTGTTGGACATAATTTTGGCAATGTTGGAGACTAAAGTCCAAAGTCACCGAAAAATCATTGTTGGAAAGTCAGTGTTGAAAAGTCAGTGTTGAaaaaaatatcaattatttgtTGGTTTAGTGATGATTGGGACTGAACATGGTAAGGAGAACCCGTGTTTGATCCCCCACAATAAAAATTGAGAGGGACTGAAACCTAACCACccaaaactcgccccgaatctggattaaccctaagggtgaaccgggtgctaacaccaaaaaaagtCACCGATAAATGTAGTTGAGATTGGTAATTTCACGTGTCATGTACAGATGTACTCATGTTTATTGTTTAGGACTTTAGGTTATAACTTATAAGACATTCAGTTCATGTAATAATGATATACTACTAAAGTACCCGTgtgatgcacgatttataatataaatattaaatttaagtAATATCTAAATTATTTATAGACAATTACGTAGTATCATCAAAGTATAGCTGGATAGATCTGTTACTGCCCATCgtgtcttatttattttaaaaaactaGGTTAGGTCCCGTGTAATGCATGGATGagactaaataaaaaaaaattctctattctgactaatttttttaaaatattttttaataaaataaaatcatatcAAATTTTATAATGGGTTGTCGGAAAATtagagaaaattattatttattcgaattataaaGTGATTAGTGCAATCTTTAGGTGATTAGAGTTTTGAAAAAAATACTTCAGTTGggcaaaaaaaaatacttatCATACCTTTATCATGTAATCGTTTCTTTTAAAATTGAATGATATCCAAACCTGTAACCATACCCGTAGGTTCCCGCTACATAAAAtggaagaaaataataataataataataaatgctTGTTTGGGTATGGTCATATAATTACacattaatttttaaaagtaTTGCATGTAGGCTaaaagtataatttttttttttttgaaaaaggtttatgaaaatcaaaatattatCTTGCTATTACTGAGTAGCTACTTACTacgtatattataaaaataataatatcaaattttatCATGGATTGTCGAAAAATtagagaaaattattatttattcgaattataaaGTGATTAGAGGAATCTTGGGCGATTAGAGTTTCGGAAAAAATACTTAAGTTGGGCAAAAAAAATACTTATCATACTTTATCAGGTAATCGTTTCTTGTAAAATTGAATGATATCCAAAACTGTAACCATGCCCGTAGGTACCCGCTACATAAAAgtgaagaaaataataataaaaaaatgctTGTTTGGGTATGGACATATAATGACacattaatttttaaaagtaTTGCATGTAGGCTAagagtataatttttttttttttgaaaaaggtTTATGAAAATCACAATATTATCTTGCTATTACGGAGTAGCAAATTACTACGTATATTATAGACCTGATCAAACGGCGGgccgggtcgggttcgggtcgggcttGGGCATAAAAATCAGGCCGTCATGTCGGGTCGGGCCAAGATTCGGGCCAAAATTTTGTGCCCAAACCCGCTATTTTCGGGCCTAAAATACCGGGCTTTTCAGGCCATTTTCGGAccggccaaatttataactaaaaagtgtatttttgtgtttcccaaactcgcccaaaaaaaaaagtttcggGCCGGGCCGGAATATTCTGCCCAAACCCGCAAAAAATTTGGGTGGGTCGGGCCGGGCCAACGGGTCGGGCTcgtcttgatcaggtctagtacttcgtatattataaaaacaataatatcataaaaattgtGAATTTTTCATTCCTgacatatatttttcaaattaatattaatatattatgttaGATTCTTAACATAATACACATGAAATCGTAatattggaaaaaaaataagaaaataaatcaggaaaataaatattttaaaagattataaatttaaattttatttttaaaaaaatctaagGACACACCaggagatgacatgtgtcattactagtgtgtcttttagtatatagtattgATTACAGAGGAAAAAATAAGAGTATATTTGAAAGTAGTGGTGATGggataaatatattttctttccctTTCATCGCTCGTGTTTCATTATCATCCTTCCTTTACTTCGATAGTCATACCCACCTAATCCCACCATTTACATTATTACCCGATCGCTTAACACCATCATATACTTTATTCATCTAGATATGAATTCGAGCCAGGGTGGGGCTGGTGTGGAGGATGGTCCCTTCACTCCTTTATTCGCCTAAATTCTCATCTCCATCCCAAGCCACCAGGATAGGTATAATAATTATCCCCGATCCATCACACCCTCCTAAAATCTAGTCCTAAACTCGATATTTTTTTAGTAAGAGAATTTAAAGATTAAAACTGTACTATGTATTCTTAAGTATTCGACAATTCGATTGTCTAACTAGGGTATATAATCGggcaaataaacaaaatattataaaatataGGATAGTGGTGAAAAAATGTTGatatataattaattagatGAAGGATAAACGATGGCATGCAAGTCCAATTTAAAATTCGTCATAATTTCTCCATCACCCTAGCGGATACATCGATAATTTATCCCTATCACCACTACTTTCCTCCATCATCGCCcaattgggacggagggagggAGGATTGTCTCCCCAAAAAGCCCGTCCCATTCACAATCAGATAACCATGTGAGCATGTTTGGTATGTTTATTTTGCGGTTGGAAACGAATTTAAAGAAATCATTACCGTTAATAGGTATTTGTTAGAGGGACAGAGTAATGGTTACCATTACACTGCggtaaggccctgttctttagagctgaactgaactgaactgaactgaactgaactgaactgaactgaactgaattgaactaaactgaactgaactgaatgctcctgaactgaactgaactgaactgaactgaactgaactttacttaacagaatatattaccgaaataaataataaataataaataataaataataaataataaataataaataataaataataaataataaataataaataataaataatactaattaataaaaataataataaattatattaattattaataaatatttagttatatataataataataataagtaatataataatataaatataaataataagtaatacaataatataaataataatataattaatattaataataataatatattataatattaattattattattaaaataaattaaattaaattaaattaaattgaattgaattgaattaaactgaattaaactgaactgaactgaactgaactgaactgaatgctcctgaactgaactgaactgaactgaactgaatgctcctgaactgaactgaactgaactgaactgactgccaaataagtcctgaagctgaaattaagccaaaaaaaaCAGGGCCTAACTCATTCCAGCAACATGATACCGCTCTGAACGTTGCGGTAACAATTACCATTACCCTCCTTAAACACACTTTTCTCCTCTTTGGCTTTTCACCTCCTCTCTCAAGTCTCAACCATTTTTGTTTCTCTCTTTGTTTTTTTCTATTTATCTCACCAAGAAAATCCCAATTGACCTTTTTTACATATTTTCTACAAGATCTACTTCATTGTGGCATGCAACCAATTTAAATTTTGGTTTTAAATGGCTTTGTAAATTCATATTTCCATTACTCTGTTTTCTTTGGTTTTCGTTGGATTGTTTGGTTGGAACTTTTTTTACCATGAATTTTCATTTTGATTGGAAGATTAAATTGACAGTTGAGTGGAAAGTTTATTGTTGATTATTATTTGGGTTTTGGTTCGAATCTGTTATCTGTTGCATGCAACATTTTCGAAGAAATGTTCAAAAGagttttagatttattttatcTAAAAAAAGGAAGTGAAGGAAAACTATTTGTTTGTTGTAGATGGGTCTTCTTAAATTTGTGGAAattccatttttttaaaaaaaaattgggttaATAGCTTTGATGTCAAATGCGTACACAAAAATGTCAAAAATTTTATGTGTGTTACTACCTCAGAGTACAATAATAACATGTGTATAGCGTAAGAGATTCCCTTTCTTAATACTTCATATGTTTCAAaatagttgcaacactttgctttatgcactattcacataatctactttatttatttttgatgaTCTATACTTTAGGAATAACTTATTCATGTGAGATTTTGTTAGATTCTTCTGAATGTATATTTTGCTAATGTcacttttttatgatttttacttatcgataattaaatatattaattattcaagttatgcattgacaaacgtgaaaaGAAAAGTGTTGCAACTATAAAGAACCGCAGGAAGTATATTATACCAAACAAATTAAAAGGATATTCAATATAAAGTGATTCCTTTCCTTAGTAATACCAAACAACTTATAAAGGTAACGATTAACATTATCATTTCCCCTCCTTATTTGTTTCCAATCTATTCCATTTCCAAGATTCATACtgtacggggtgtcctaccggcaccacttggtaccggcagaactccccATATGTCAACTTCAACCTGCAGGTAATCTGGTCATCTTAGGTAAACAGCACCTACCGGCAATATTTGGAAGACCCCTACCGGCGTTATCATGAAGACAACCACCAAGGGtcactatcaacaggtcgctatctAACTACAAAGGACCCACCTGATCGTACccttggattggtctatataaggagcacctcatttatttctatgaggtacacaaacacttaaacacacttctttcttactctctGATTATCTCTTAATCACTTCTTAATCcctcagtaatcttacttaagcatcggaggggggatcctcgaaccacccccgaggctagttaatccattctgttgtgcagatatCAACCGGCACTCTCAACAGGAATCAagtatcccacagtcagctgttctcattccacacccggaacaattggcgctagaaggaggggacctaATCCCTTGTAACGGTAGAACAGTCAGTATGGATCTCTCACAGAAAGACggtaaaaaatcaaagaaaagtcaGGAAAAAGCAGCAACTCCACAACCGGCGACAACCTCCAAATTCCAACCCTCACTTGTAAACCCAGCCCATCCATTACAAGCACAATCAATTCTAAACCCAGCGATAAAAAACACCTCGGTACCGGCACAAAAAGAGTTCACAGTGGAAGACGATGATGAGTTAGAAATGGAAAGCCCTGCCAGAGAGCAACCAAAAGCTCCTCTGGAGCAGACGCTGTAGGAGCGCCTGTCTCCCCTATCGGAAGTATTCACGGGAGAACAATTGAAAACACTGTCGGCGGTGATGGCCGCTTTGTCAGAGTTACCGGCCTCACAGCAGCCAGGCTCAGCCGGCAGTCTAAGAAAGACCAAGTCGGCAAATCCCCAGTTACCCGTTAGGGATCTCCTAACCGCTCTGAATCAAGAAAACACCCCGGAAAAAAGAAAGCGCTCGGATCCGACGGAAATAGAGTGGCCTGAAACAGAGCAAGTCCCCACCACTAAATATGAGCGAAGAGCGACGGTTCTACAGATAGCTAGACGGCAGACAATCCAGCCGAAAGATTCTCCTCTGTGCCGAGAAATCCTAGAAGAAAGGATGGAAAAGATAAAAATCCCGACAGGGAGATACGATGGGACAACGGATCCGGAGGATCACTGCACCACATTCGAACAGCACATGATACTGTACACAGATTCTGACGCCATGTGGTGCAAGGTATTCCCGTCCACACTCTTAGGAGTTGCAGCAAGCTGGTATAAGGGCATAGAGGCACACTCCATTTACAGTTTTCGACAGCTGCAGGCGTCATTTTTGTCACGATTTGTGAGCaaacagaagagaaagaaatcGTCGGGAGAGTTAATGTCGTTCGCTCAAAGAGATAGAGATCCATTAAGAGATTACCTCACCTGCTTTAACAACGAATCAATCACTATTCCCAACCTGCAGCAGGAGGTTGCGATTTTGGCTCTGATGAGGGGAATGCAAGAGTGCCAATTCAAGAAGTACCTCAGCCGGAAATCATACACTAATCTGGGCGACGTCCTGCACAAGGCAAATGAGTATATCAGGGGGGATGAAATGATGAAGATCTCCAATGTGGTAGTGGCAACCGGCGGAAATGTCGGATACTATCCAAGCTATAACCCCCAAGCGGGAAAAGGAGGAAACAATTTTCACCAGAACAATAATCAGCAAGGGGCAAGCTAGAAAAACCAGAATAACAGAAATGCCAATCCACAGGGGCAGAGACCCTGACAGGACAGGAGGGAGTCCAGAGGACTCTTTGATAACTACACTCCGCTGAACACACCGCGGACGGCAATTTACAACATAAACAACAAGATGGACGGTTGGAGAAGGCCTCCACCAATGCAGAGTAGGGAAAGAAATGTCAAGAAATTCTGTGACTTCCATAATGAGCACGGCCACCTAACAGAGGACTGCAGAGACctcaaagacaacattgaggatatGGTCAGAAAGGGGTATTTTTCGCAGTATAGGGCGAGACAAGGAAATGGTAACAACAACTCGATGGGGGAAAACTCTGCCAATTCATACCGGCCACAAcagcaaaatcaacaacaataccCTAGAATCGAACAGCCATATCAGCCACCTAGAATCGAGCAAAAACAGCCGGAAACCAGTGCCAGAGCAGAACAGAGGGATGGCGGGAAAAAACCACCCGTGTATGTAATTTCTGGCGGTCCAGTCCACGGAGGGACGATAAGCGGCGCTAGCAGAAGTTTGGAGGAACACAGGCACATGGTAAACTATCATAACACAAGAGTATGGCCGAACCCACCCAGCATACCAGTGTTGACGTTCCCGGAATCGGATTGTAGAGGCATCATTTTCCCGCATGATGACCCGCTAGTTCTAACAATCGATATAGCAAATGCCGATGTGAACAGAGTACTGGTAGACGGCGGAAGCTCAGCAAACATCATCTTCTGGGAAGCCTTCAAACAATTGCACATACCAGAGGACGAGCTTAAAAGGGTGAACTACCCAGTAATCGGTTTCTCAGGATCTACAGTGTACCCAGAGGGTAGCATACGGCTGCCGGTGAAAATCGGAGAGGGATCTGAAATGCGAGATCTCATGGTGGATTTCCTAATCATCAAAGTACCAGCGGCCTACAATGTGATCATCGGCCGCCCATTCATACATGACGTGCAGGCGGTAGTCTCCACCTATCACTTGACAATGATATACATGTCGAACCTGGAAAGGCCGACAAAGATAAGGGGGAGTCAGTTGGCGGCAAGATCCTGTTACTTGACTGCTTTGAGAACACCGGGAAGAATGATCCCAGAAGTAAACTTGACTACTGAGCCGGCAAGGCAAGAAGTAAACTGGACTATTGAGCCGGCAAGGCAAGAACAAAGGCCAAAAAAGAAGAACGGCACGAAAAGAGGTCGAACTGACCTAGACATGGAACACTTTGATGAGAGACCGGTATCAGCACCAAGACCAATGCCAGATGGTCTGACAGAAAATATTGAGCTGGAGGTTGGAAATATGGATAGAACGGTCGTAATCGGTACAGAAATGGGGAATGACATGAAGATCAACCTCATAAGCTTGCTAAGAGAGCACGCAGACATCTTTGCATTCTCATCGGATGAGATGCCTGGTATCGATCCAGAGATAATGGTCCACCGGTTAAACGCCGACAGAAATGTTAGGCCAGTACGGCAGAAAAATCGTAATTTCTCCACGGAAAAAATGGCAGCAATACAAGAAGAGGTGGATAAACTGCTGGCGGCAGGTTTCATTGAGCCATGTGATTACCCTGAATGGTTGGCAAATGTAGTAATGGTAAAAAAGCCGAATGGGTCATGGAGAATGTGTGTAGATTTCACCAACCTTAACAGAGCGTGTCCGAAAGATTTCTACCCACTACCAAGGATTGATAGGCTGGTAGACTCTACTAGCGGCCACGCAATGCTCAGTTTCCTAGATGCTTTCTCAGGATATCATCAGGTCAGCCTGCATAAATCAGACAGGAAGAAGGCGGCTTTTATCACGGATGCAGGAGTTTTCTGTTACAAGGCAATGCCATTTGGGTTGAAAAATGTAGGGGCAACGTATCAAAGGCTGGTCGACAAGGTGTTTGCCGACCAAAAAGGCAGAAACgtggaggtctatgtagacgactCTATCGTAAAAAGCCGGAAAGAGGAGGATCATATTACCGATCTCCGAGAAACTTTCGAGACTTTGAGAAAGTACAGGATGAAATTAAACCcgaaaaaatgcgtcttcggagtAAGATCAGGAAAATTCCTGGGGTTCTTAGTCAGCGAGCGTGGCATAGACGCTAACCCTGAAAAAGTAGAAGCAATCATCAGTCTGCCGCAACCCAAAAGTGTAAAAGACATACAGCGGTTGACAGGAAAAATGGCCGCCTTGAACAGATTTGTGAGCAAGTCGACAGACAAGCAAATGCCCTTCTTCACAACCTTGAGGCAAAACAAGAAATTCAAATGGGGACCGGCAGAGCAAGAGGCTTTTGAATCTCTAAAAAGTCACCTGAAGAACCTACCAACAATAGCAAGGGCGAAGGAGGGCGGAAAATTACAGTTGTACATATCGGCATCACCAAAAACAGTCGCAGCAGTAATGGTAGCCGAAACAGAAAACAAAGGGCAGCAACCAGTATATTTTGTGAGCCATGTGCTAAACGGCCCAGAAACAAGATACACGTTGGTGGAGAAAATGGCATATGCAGTCCTTATCGCGGCTAGAAATTTAAGACCATACTTTGACGCGCATACAATCGAAGTGCTGACAAACTTCCCTCTCGAAAAAGCCATTAGCAAGCTAGATACATCAGGCAGGCTGCTAAAGTGGGCAATAGAGTTGTCCGAATTTGACTTGGAATTCCGGCCAAGAACTGCAATCAAAGCCCAGGCATTGGCGGACTTCATAGTTGAAGCGTCATACCAAGAGGATGAAATACAAGCTGAAGTATGGGAGGTGTCAGTGGATGGTTCAGCTGCGCAGACAGGCAGCGGGGCCGGAATAATCATGAAATCGCCAGGAGGAGACATCTTTGAGTATGCTATAAAGTTTATGTTCAACGCGTCAAATAATGAGGCAGAATACGAGGCAGCAATCGCCGGCATCCAAATGTGCCTCGCAGCAGATGCCAAAAGAGTAACATTGACAACAGACTCCCAGCTAGTAGCAAGTCAATTCAGCGGAGAGTACGAGGCCAAAGAACCTTCAATGGTAAAATACCTGGAAAAGTTGAGGTCAGTGTCGGCTCAGCTAGAGAAATTCAGCATTAATCTGGTACCCCGAGCAGAAAATACGCTGGCAGATGCGCTATCAAAGTTAGCAAGTTCGAATATAGCCGACTTGAAAAGAATAGTCATGATGGAAGTCATGAATAAGCGAAGTACGGAGTCGGAAGAACTACGGGTCATGGCCATCACGACTACTTCAGAATGGTACGATAATATCCAAACATACATACAGACTGGAGCCCTACCAGCAGATTTGGCAGAAGCCAAAAGGACAAAAAGGGATGCGGTTTGGTACATCATCCTGTGGGGACGGCTGTACAAAAAGTCATTTAGCCTGCCATTCTTAAGATGCCTGACAGCATTCGAGTCAGCAAGGCTGATCGAAGAAATGCACGAAGGGACATGTGGGAACCATGCCGGTGGAAAACCCCTTGCCATCATCTGCCAAAGACAAGGCTATTACTGGCCAACAATGTTAGAAGATTATCGAGCATATGTA
This Spinacia oleracea cultivar Varoflay chromosome 6, BTI_SOV_V1, whole genome shotgun sequence DNA region includes the following protein-coding sequences:
- the LOC130463077 gene encoding uncharacterized protein produces the protein MDGWRRPPPMQSRERNVKKFCDFHNEHGHLTEDCRDLKDNIEDMVRKGYFSQYRARQGNGNNNSMGENSANSYRPQQQNQQQYPRIEQPYQPPRIEQKQPETSARAEQRDGGKKPPVYVISGGPVHGGTISGASRSLEEHRHMVNYHNTRVWPNPPSIPVLTFPESDCRGIIFPHDDPLVLTIDIANADVNRVLVDGGSSANIIFWEAFKQLHIPEDELKRVNYPVIGFSGSTVYPEGSIRLPVKIGEGSEMRDLMVDFLIIKVPAAYNVIIGRPFIHDVQAVVSTYHLTMIYMSNLERPTKIRGSQLAARSCYLTALRTPGRMIPEVNLTTEPARQEVNWTIEPARQEQRPKKKNGTKRGRTDLDMEHFDERPVSAPRPMPDGLTENIELEVGNMDRTVVIGTEMGNDMKINLISLLREHADIFAFSSDEMPGIDPEIMVHRLNADRNVRPVRQKNRNFSTEKMAAIQEEVDKLLAAGFIEPCDYPEWLANVVMVKKPNGSWRMCVDFTNLNRACPKDFYPLPRIDRLVDSTSGHAMLSFLDAFSGYHQVSLHKSDRKKAAFITDAGVFCYKAMPFGLKNVGATYQRLVDKVFADQKGRNVEVYVDDSIVKSRKEEDHITDLRETFETLRKYRMKLNPKKCVFGVRSGKFLGFLVSERGIDANPEKVEAIISLPQPKSVKDIQRLTGKMAALNRFVSKSTDKQMPFFTTLRQNKKFKWGPAEQEAFESLKSHLKNLPTIARAKEGGKLQLYISASPKTVAAVMVAETENKGQQPVYFVSHVLNGPETRYTLVEKMAYAVLIAARNLRPYFDAHTIEVLTNFPLEKAISKLDTSGRLLKWAIELSEFDLEFRPRTAIKAQALADFIVEASYQEDEIQAEVWEVSVDGSAAQTGSGAGIIMKSPGGDIFEYAIKFMFNASNNEAEYEAAIAGIQMCLAADAKRVTLTTDSQLVASQFSGEYEAKEPSMVKYLEKLRSVSAQLEKFSINLVPRAENTLADALSKLASSNIADLKRIVMMEVMNKRSTESEELRVMAITTTSEWYDNIQTYIQTGALPADLAEAKRTKRDAVWYIILWGRLYKKSFSLPFLRCLTAFESARLIEEMHEGTCGNHAGGKPLAIICQRQGYYWPTMLEDYRAYVKKCEKCQKFSAVINLPANDLMPILNPIPFAQWGMDIVGPFPMAVGGRKFLIVAVDYFTKWIEAEPVAKITANQGKVSPLISMSPTKQWESRGGE